In Desulfuromonas acetexigens, the genomic stretch GGTCAAGGTTTTCACCATCGAACCGGAGGATTTTGGTCTCAGCCGTTGCCCGATGAGCGCCCTGCAAGGGGGCAACGCGGTCGGCAATGCCGAAATCGTGCGCAGCGTGCTCCAGGGGGAAACCAGCCCCCGTCGGGATGTGGTGCTGCTTAACGCGGCCTACGCCCTGGTCGCCGCCGGCGCCGCCGAGGATATCCCCGCCGGTCTGGCGCTGGCCCGCGAGGCCATCGACGAAGGGCGGGCGCTGGCCAAGGTCGACGCTTTGGCGGGGATGACGAACGAATAATCGGGCGCCGCAAAAGGCCCCTACGGAAACTATCGATGAACGATACCCCCGACATTTTGAAGAAGATCGTCGCGCACAAGCGCGAGGAGGTCGCCACCGCGAAGGCCAAATTTCCCATGGAGCGCCTGCGGCAGCGACTGGAGCTGGTCGAGGATCAGCCGCGGGGCTTTGTTCGCGCCTTGCGGATCATGCACGAGGCGGGAGGGACGGCGGTCATCGCCGAGGTGAAGAAGGGCTCCCCCTCCAAGGGGGTGATCCGTCCCGATTTCGATCCGATCACTATCGCCGAAACTTACCAGGCGCACGGGGCCACCTGTCTTTCGGTGCTCACCGATGAAAAGTTCTTTCTCGGCCATCTCCAGTATCTCGGCCTGATCCGCGAGCAGGTCTCTTTGCCGCTGCTGCGCAAGGACTTCATCTGCGATCCCTATCAGATTGTCGAGGCCCGCGCCTTCGGCGCCGACGCGGTGCTGCTCATCGCGGCGATGCTTGATCTGTCCCAGCTGCGGGATTTTATCGCCTGCGCTCGGGAACTGCGCCTCGACGTGCTGCTTGAAGTGCACGATGAGGCGGAGCTGGAGCTGGCGCTGCAAACCGACTGCGAGCTGATCGGGATCAATAACCGCAGCCTGCGCACCTTCGTCACCGATCTCGGCGTCACCGAACGCCTGCGGCCGCTGGTTCCGGCGG encodes the following:
- the trpC gene encoding indole-3-glycerol phosphate synthase TrpC → MNDTPDILKKIVAHKREEVATAKAKFPMERLRQRLELVEDQPRGFVRALRIMHEAGGTAVIAEVKKGSPSKGVIRPDFDPITIAETYQAHGATCLSVLTDEKFFLGHLQYLGLIREQVSLPLLRKDFICDPYQIVEARAFGADAVLLIAAMLDLSQLRDFIACARELRLDVLLEVHDEAELELALQTDCELIGINNRSLRTFVTDLGVTERLRPLVPAERLVVAESGINGRADVKRLLKAGAGAFLVGEALMREADIGAKLEELIG